The proteins below come from a single Zonotrichia leucophrys gambelii isolate GWCS_2022_RI chromosome 3, RI_Zleu_2.0, whole genome shotgun sequence genomic window:
- the CEP57L1 gene encoding centrosomal protein CEP57L1 isoform X2: protein MDSESKNSFIGSFLQPPDWRLPAAFVYMESKKLAAAAADRPSLPNNQAVVAALRALQEKIHRLELEKSQAEDKLCSLSRAAAQYKKVLEHKSYQKDEAYQELMQQRKDSDAVQSRCSLLEKQLDYMRKMVSSAELEKKMILEQQAQLQKEEDQNQLELHAKLEKLEMLEKEYLKLTATQRITEDKIKHLEEKLCKEEHQHKLIQDKTAQLQTGFDINRILMSSITSQHEPEKENGKNKKPRKRNPTMKKMQLSPLHVKAGELPFVAGKSASSSHSVSANVQSVLHILKHRNPCISSRGQGGATAGISGHSALSKSVSSCSTSPTATRSFSDLLLAFQDELGQMSSCRN from the exons ATGGATTCTGAATCAAAGAATAGTTTCATAGGAAGCTTTCTTCAGCCACCAGATTGGAGGCTTCCTGCAGCCTTTGTTTATATGGAATCAAAGAagttggcagctgctgctgctgacaggccTTCTCTCCCAAATAACCAAG CTGTAGTGGCAGCCCTGAGAGCTCTGCAAGAAAAGATCCACCGCCTAGAGCTGGAGAAGTCACAGGCTGAAGATAAACTGTGCAgcctctccagagcagctgctcagtACAAGAAGGTCTTAGAGCACAAATCCTACCAGAAGGATGAAGCATATCAAGAGCTGATGCAACAGAGGAAAG ATTCAGATGCAGTACAATCCcgctgctccctgctggagaAACAGCTGGATTACATGAGAAAGATGGTTTCCAGTGCAGAACTGGAAAAGAAGATGATTTTAGAACAACAG GCTCAGCTTCAGAAAGAGGAAGATCAGAACCAGTTGGAACTGCATGCAAAACTTGAAAAGCTTGAAATGCTAGAAAAAGAGTATCTTAAACTTACTGCTACTCAGAGAATTACTGAA GACAAGATCAAACACTTAGAAGAAAAGCTGTGTAAAGAAGAGCATCAGCATAAGCTAATACAAGATAAAACTGCTCAG CTTCAAACAGGATTTGATATAAACAGAATTTTGATGTCTTCAATAACATCTCAACATGaacctgaaaaggaaaatgggaagaacAAAAAACCTAGGAAG AGAAATCCTACAAtgaagaaaatgcagctttcaCCATTACATGTAAAGGCTGGCGAACTACCTTTTGTGGCTGGGAAG tctgccagctccagccattctgTCAGTGCAAATGTACAAAGCGTGCTGCACATTCTGAAGCATCGCAATCCGTGTATCTCATCACGAGGACAAGGAGGAGCCACAGCTGGGATTTCAGGGCACAGTGCACTTTCAAAATCTGTATCCTCTTGTTCCACATCACCTACTGCCACCAGGAGCTTTTCAGACCTTCTGTTGGCCTTTCAAGACGAGCTGGGCCAAATGAGCTC